A single window of Leeuwenhoekiella sp. MAR_2009_132 DNA harbors:
- a CDS encoding MIP/aquaporin family protein, which translates to MINKREILGEVLGTFVMVLFGIGSVAVAVLFNGYQSILQIAIAWGISVMLAIYLTRHLSNAHLNPAVTLAMVISKRMPSRKLIPYVIAQVLGAFAAGWVLFLLFNPSIEAFEAANTIVRGSAESWQTAKMFGEFYSVPGGATVSMPLAIFTEGFGTFLLMLFIFGFTEGSNIGRPHDTLAPVFIGLTVTIIICLIAHLTQAGINPARDFGPRMVAYLTGWGDAAFPDDSFGFFWVYILAPCLGSTAAAFFFCKVVDPIMKHDQPNTL; encoded by the coding sequence ATGATTAATAAAAGAGAAATTTTAGGCGAAGTTTTAGGAACTTTTGTAATGGTATTATTCGGTATTGGGTCTGTAGCTGTGGCTGTACTTTTTAACGGGTATCAAAGTATATTACAAATTGCCATCGCCTGGGGAATTTCAGTAATGCTGGCAATTTACTTAACCAGACATTTATCTAATGCGCACTTAAATCCTGCGGTAACACTGGCAATGGTGATTAGTAAGCGTATGCCGTCAAGAAAACTTATTCCTTATGTAATTGCTCAAGTTTTAGGTGCTTTTGCAGCAGGTTGGGTTTTATTTCTCTTATTTAATCCCTCTATAGAGGCTTTTGAAGCGGCGAATACTATTGTGCGAGGCAGTGCCGAAAGCTGGCAAACTGCAAAGATGTTTGGAGAATTTTATAGTGTTCCCGGTGGTGCTACAGTGAGTATGCCCTTAGCAATTTTTACAGAAGGCTTTGGAACTTTTTTACTGATGTTATTTATATTCGGTTTTACCGAAGGTTCAAATATAGGAAGACCTCACGATACCCTTGCTCCTGTTTTTATAGGTTTAACCGTTACCATAATCATATGCCTTATCGCTCATTTAACACAAGCAGGTATTAATCCCGCCCGTGATTTTGGGCCGCGAATGGTAGCTTACTTAACAGGATGGGGAGATGCTGCATTTCCCGATGATTCCTTTGGGTTCTTTTGGGTTTACATATTAGCTCCCTGTTTAGGAAGTACTGCAGCAGCATTTTTCTTTTGCAAAGTAGTTGATCCTATTATGAAACATGACCAACCTAATACTCTTTAA
- a CDS encoding alpha-amylase family protein: MIRNSLLLILILTLFFSCKTETSVQSDATMKTKNTPQKEVVYHVFTRLFGNTNTTNKPWGTLEENGVGKFNDFDTKALNEIKDLGATYIWYTGVPHHAVITDYTAYGISNDDPDVVKGRAGSPYAVKDYYQVDPDMAVNPLKRLEEFEALVKRTHKAGLKVIIDIVPNHVARKYESLNTPMHTSAFGTDDDTSMSYKRDNDFYYIPGEDFKVPNWQHDYLPLGGEQYSLADRKFNESPAKWTGNGSRAAQPDQNDWYETVKINYGIWPDGGIDFEPLPEDAGHWDIAQHQEFWKNKDVPSSWVKFKEIALFWTEKGIDGFRFDMAEMVPVEFWSYMNSAIKTKNPNAFLLAEVYNPSLYRDYIFKGKMDYLYDKVELYDTIKHIMQGHGSTDHIAPILNEQKDIALNMLHFLENHDEQRIASPEFAGNAEKGKPAMVVSTLISTSPTMVYFGQELGEPAAEDLGFGDPSRTSIFDYGSVPSVVRWVNNKKFDGGQSTDDERQLRDFYKRLLNFSTTNSAITGEYADIHAHNRQYTEWYNDRVHSFVRWSDTDKLVVVTNFDAQDSFGFELQLPKNIIEIWGLNEGEYEMTDQLYSTQKGILKVTNERATMRVDIKPLESFVFKLN, translated from the coding sequence ATGATTCGAAATTCACTACTTCTTATACTTATCTTGACCTTATTTTTTAGTTGTAAAACTGAAACTAGTGTACAATCTGACGCAACCATGAAAACCAAAAATACACCTCAAAAAGAAGTTGTTTACCACGTATTTACACGCCTTTTTGGAAATACCAATACCACAAACAAACCCTGGGGAACACTTGAAGAAAACGGGGTAGGGAAATTTAATGATTTTGATACTAAAGCGCTCAATGAAATAAAGGATCTGGGCGCGACTTACATTTGGTACACAGGAGTACCGCATCACGCGGTAATTACAGATTATACTGCTTACGGTATTTCTAATGATGATCCTGATGTAGTTAAGGGTAGAGCAGGTTCACCGTATGCAGTAAAAGATTATTATCAGGTAGATCCTGATATGGCTGTAAATCCTTTAAAACGATTAGAAGAATTTGAAGCTCTTGTAAAACGTACGCATAAGGCCGGCTTAAAAGTTATCATCGATATCGTTCCCAATCATGTTGCCCGCAAGTACGAAAGTTTAAATACGCCAATGCATACTTCAGCTTTTGGAACTGACGATGATACAAGCATGTCTTACAAACGTGATAATGATTTTTATTACATACCCGGTGAAGATTTTAAAGTTCCTAACTGGCAGCATGATTATTTGCCTTTAGGTGGCGAGCAATATAGTCTTGCAGATAGGAAATTTAATGAATCTCCAGCAAAATGGACCGGTAACGGAAGCCGTGCTGCTCAACCCGATCAAAATGATTGGTATGAGACTGTAAAAATTAACTACGGAATTTGGCCCGATGGTGGAATCGATTTTGAACCGCTTCCTGAAGATGCAGGGCACTGGGATATCGCTCAACATCAGGAATTCTGGAAAAATAAGGACGTACCTTCTAGCTGGGTTAAGTTTAAAGAAATCGCACTTTTTTGGACTGAAAAAGGAATTGATGGTTTTAGGTTTGATATGGCCGAAATGGTGCCGGTAGAATTCTGGAGCTATATGAATTCTGCAATAAAGACTAAAAACCCTAATGCATTTTTACTTGCTGAAGTTTACAATCCGTCATTATACAGAGATTACATTTTTAAAGGAAAAATGGATTACCTCTATGATAAAGTAGAATTGTATGATACGATAAAGCATATTATGCAAGGTCACGGAAGTACAGATCATATTGCCCCCATTTTAAATGAGCAGAAAGATATCGCTCTTAATATGTTGCACTTTCTTGAAAACCATGACGAGCAGCGTATTGCAAGTCCTGAGTTTGCAGGTAACGCAGAAAAAGGGAAGCCTGCAATGGTTGTTTCTACATTGATTAGTACATCACCTACAATGGTTTATTTTGGACAGGAACTGGGAGAACCAGCCGCAGAAGATTTAGGTTTTGGTGACCCTTCACGAACTTCAATTTTTGATTACGGAAGTGTACCGTCGGTAGTACGCTGGGTTAACAATAAAAAATTTGATGGTGGGCAATCTACAGATGATGAGCGCCAATTGCGTGATTTTTATAAGCGCCTATTGAATTTCAGTACAACTAATTCTGCTATAACAGGTGAATATGCAGATATTCACGCCCACAACAGACAATATACCGAATGGTACAATGATAGAGTGCATTCATTTGTACGCTGGTCTGATACTGATAAATTGGTTGTGGTAACCAATTTTGATGCTCAGGATAGCTTTGGGTTTGAGCTTCAGCTTCCGAAGAATATTATAGAAATCTGGGGATTAAATGAAGGCGAATATGAGATGACAGATCAACTGTACAGTACTCAAAAAGGGATTTTAAAAGTTACTAATGAGCGTGCAACAATGCGTGTTGATATAAAACCTTTAGAATCGTTTGTTTTTAAGCTGAATTAA
- a CDS encoding SOS response-associated peptidase: MCNATALTKTKKRIEEVLDKTFEIPLEYQPYYHLNGFSHGNLQIIRMDENEKIYPAMWGLIPAYGLNNIPEFQKKYNTLNARSESIFKSNTFKHSILEKRCLILADGFFEPHHINGKPTPYFCYQPSDEEGDDSRKLFLFAGLYSEIDNETHSCTIITTNANDFFAEVHNKKKRMPLVLDSELYTDWLSDSHNEKTLKDLLNDGFTRTKFDAYPVSNTIYHKNVDSNVARAIQPVEKTTLF, translated from the coding sequence ATGTGTAACGCTACGGCATTAACCAAAACAAAAAAACGTATTGAAGAAGTTTTAGATAAAACTTTTGAAATACCCTTAGAATATCAACCCTATTATCATTTAAATGGCTTTAGTCACGGAAATCTGCAAATAATTAGGATGGATGAAAATGAAAAAATTTATCCTGCAATGTGGGGTCTAATTCCAGCTTACGGTTTAAATAATATCCCTGAATTTCAGAAAAAATACAATACGCTTAATGCGAGAAGCGAATCAATATTTAAATCAAATACCTTCAAACATTCTATATTAGAAAAACGCTGTTTAATACTGGCTGATGGTTTTTTTGAACCTCATCATATAAACGGAAAGCCCACTCCCTATTTTTGTTATCAACCCTCTGATGAAGAGGGTGATGATAGCCGAAAATTATTCTTGTTTGCTGGGCTATATTCAGAAATAGATAATGAAACCCACAGTTGTACTATTATAACAACTAATGCAAATGATTTTTTTGCTGAAGTACACAATAAGAAAAAAAGAATGCCTCTAGTGCTAGATTCTGAATTATATACCGATTGGTTAAGTGATTCTCACAACGAAAAAACACTGAAGGATTTATTAAATGATGGCTTTACCAGAACGAAATTTGATGCCTACCCGGTAAGTAATACAATATATCATAAGAATGTTGATTCTAACGTAGCCAGAGCAATACAACCCGTTGAAAAAACAACCTTATTTTGA
- a CDS encoding LacI family DNA-binding transcriptional regulator — MKRKITLKDIAKELDVSISTVSKALKNSSEIGQDTRDKVQAFAKLYNYKPNNIAVSLQNSRTKHIALFIPEIVHDFFTTVLKGVEEVAHKNGYNVLVCVSNESFEKEVLSMEMFARGGIVDGFIISLSKETQLKEDYNHLIEIENQGMPLVMIDRITDKVISDKVIVDDMRGSYTAISHLINQGRRRIALITTEDYISVGSLRTKGYKKALADHDIVLDDRLILTIDDIDKADTIIQNFIDTTSFDAVLGVNEFFAVITMKLLQNQGKRIPEDVAIIGFSDGKLLQYATPAITAVNQHGDEMGKAAAQMLIDRLECDKEAENYKTTVITTTLIEREST; from the coding sequence ATGAAAAGAAAAATTACCCTTAAAGATATTGCTAAAGAACTTGATGTTTCTATCTCTACCGTGTCAAAAGCGTTGAAAAATAGTTCTGAGATAGGGCAGGATACCCGAGATAAAGTACAGGCTTTTGCAAAACTCTATAATTACAAACCGAATAACATTGCAGTAAGTCTTCAAAATAGCAGAACCAAGCATATAGCTCTTTTTATACCCGAAATCGTACACGATTTTTTTACAACAGTGTTAAAAGGAGTCGAGGAGGTTGCTCATAAGAACGGCTATAATGTATTAGTATGTGTATCTAATGAGTCTTTTGAGAAGGAAGTATTGAGTATGGAAATGTTTGCACGCGGCGGTATTGTTGATGGCTTTATAATTTCGTTATCTAAAGAAACGCAGCTCAAAGAAGATTACAATCACCTTATTGAAATAGAGAATCAAGGTATGCCGCTGGTTATGATCGATAGAATTACAGATAAAGTAATTTCAGATAAGGTAATTGTTGACGATATGCGGGGATCGTACACGGCAATAAGTCATTTAATAAATCAAGGGCGTAGGCGTATAGCTTTGATCACAACCGAAGATTATATAAGTGTTGGCTCTTTGCGTACTAAAGGATATAAAAAAGCACTGGCAGATCACGATATTGTATTAGACGACCGCCTCATACTTACAATTGATGATATAGATAAAGCAGATACCATAATTCAGAATTTTATAGACACTACCAGTTTTGATGCTGTACTTGGTGTAAACGAATTTTTTGCGGTAATTACTATGAAACTGTTACAGAATCAAGGTAAACGTATTCCCGAAGATGTAGCGATTATAGGTTTTTCTGACGGAAAATTATTGCAATACGCAACACCGGCAATAACGGCGGTAAATCAGCACGGTGATGAGATGGGCAAGGCCGCAGCACAAATGCTTATAGACCGGTTGGAGTGTGACAAGGAAGCAGAGAATTACAAAACAACTGTAATTACAACCACATTAATTGAGCGGGAGTCAACTTAA
- a CDS encoding FAD/NAD(P)-binding protein, whose product MSNIKTIAIIGIGPRGLAALEALYIAKQEKALKTKLNVLLFEEAAYPGAGKIWSPQQVVTNLSNISERHLSAGLHGRPEIRFDNLYIASFPGYQEWITTDADEIKTAAVDYFPPRAKLGAYLNARFESIKNALLGADCITLITNNVTHVETTATGCLITDAAQKTHYADEVVLTIGHQATQLSDQLKAWEKHTKEFSHLKLYKDPYPVGALETETITPDAVVALRGFGLSMVDQVRALTLGFEGSFTNSENGLKFKYHPSATAPKKLIVFSLDGLPPAPKPVNSAIDNWFEPTVDEITHFRDELDSALKNPELIKDATFLIKALVTLTASVFKRLAHKARYYSSDETYLESLVETIIRKPETRHSLVLDQNLPALDQMQMLLEMAFGKQKISLDYCLGQVWRYALGILYHDYTHLDISDVAMIDIVSYIEASKRYSYGPPVESLQQLIAVAEAGILNLDFVKNPEIKLTPQGWQIFKNGKASTANVMVNSVIDPPQLIAVNSPVIQHLLDDRKVDAVSYKLGLHTLQDGRIISSAGNSNQHIALLGRLAKGSVIGVDDLIECFGEPAKKWAEGVLNRTAKKEI is encoded by the coding sequence GTGTCAAATATCAAAACTATTGCAATTATAGGAATAGGACCTCGCGGTCTTGCAGCACTTGAAGCCCTGTATATTGCTAAACAAGAGAAAGCTTTAAAAACTAAACTAAATGTTCTCTTGTTTGAAGAGGCTGCGTATCCCGGCGCCGGTAAAATTTGGAGTCCGCAGCAAGTAGTTACAAATTTATCGAATATAAGTGAACGCCATCTTAGCGCCGGTTTGCACGGTAGACCAGAAATACGATTTGACAATTTATATATTGCGAGCTTTCCTGGTTATCAGGAATGGATTACCACTGATGCTGATGAAATTAAAACTGCTGCGGTAGATTATTTTCCACCACGTGCGAAGTTAGGTGCTTATTTAAACGCACGTTTTGAGTCGATTAAAAACGCGTTGTTGGGCGCAGATTGTATTACGCTAATTACTAATAACGTAACTCACGTAGAAACCACCGCAACGGGTTGTTTGATAACTGATGCAGCTCAAAAAACACATTACGCAGATGAGGTTGTTTTAACTATAGGACATCAGGCTACACAACTATCAGACCAACTCAAAGCCTGGGAAAAGCATACCAAAGAATTTTCTCATTTGAAGTTATATAAAGACCCTTACCCCGTGGGAGCACTAGAAACCGAAACTATAACACCAGATGCGGTTGTAGCGCTTAGAGGTTTTGGGTTGTCTATGGTAGATCAGGTACGGGCATTAACTCTGGGTTTTGAAGGCTCCTTTACAAATTCTGAAAATGGTTTGAAATTTAAATATCATCCTTCAGCAACAGCTCCTAAAAAGCTAATTGTATTTTCATTAGATGGATTACCACCGGCACCAAAACCGGTAAATTCTGCTATTGACAACTGGTTTGAGCCCACTGTTGATGAAATTACGCATTTTAGAGATGAATTAGATTCTGCCTTAAAAAACCCAGAACTCATTAAAGATGCTACATTTTTAATAAAAGCTTTAGTAACGCTTACAGCTTCAGTATTTAAACGTTTGGCGCACAAGGCACGATATTATTCTAGTGATGAGACCTATTTAGAATCGCTGGTGGAAACCATTATACGGAAACCGGAAACGAGACATTCACTTGTCTTAGACCAAAATCTTCCAGCTCTAGATCAAATGCAAATGCTGTTAGAGATGGCTTTTGGTAAACAGAAAATAAGTCTCGATTATTGTTTGGGACAGGTTTGGCGTTATGCTCTAGGCATTTTGTATCACGATTATACGCATCTCGATATTTCTGATGTTGCGATGATAGACATTGTAAGCTATATAGAGGCTAGTAAACGCTATTCTTACGGCCCGCCGGTAGAAAGCTTGCAGCAACTGATAGCAGTGGCAGAGGCCGGGATTCTAAATTTAGATTTTGTTAAAAATCCTGAAATCAAATTGACTCCACAGGGATGGCAAATATTTAAAAATGGTAAAGCAAGTACTGCAAATGTTATGGTTAATTCGGTGATAGATCCACCACAATTAATTGCAGTTAATAGTCCCGTAATACAACATTTACTAGATGATCGTAAAGTAGACGCTGTAAGTTATAAATTAGGTTTGCACACACTTCAAGATGGCAGAATAATTAGTAGTGCAGGAAATTCAAATCAACATATCGCACTTTTAGGAAGACTCGCAAAAGGCAGTGTAATAGGAGTAGATGATCTAATTGAGTGTTTTGGCGAGCCGGCAAAAAAATGGGCTGAGGGCGTTCTAAATCGCACAGCAAAAAAAGAAATTTAA
- a CDS encoding SusC/RagA family TonB-linked outer membrane protein, with translation MKMLFKRTLFLLLLLPITTIAQSIVSGTVVDATLQQPVPGVNVIVEGTTNGTTTDFDGKFTLSGVNQGSKISFSYLGFRTQTIPFTGQGTIDVSLTEDASELDAVVVVGYGTTTKKDLTGSVALIGEDDFNKGNNVTAENLLNGRVAGLTVNTGGSPGSNSEIRIRGGASLNASNDPLIVIDGLPVSNVANGTRSIISSINPADIESFSVLKDASAAAIYGNRGANGVIIITTKKGKQGLKVNFDSQASVSRLTDKIDVFNASEFRSLVTERFPDRVGLLGNANTDWQDAIYRDAFSSQHNLSVSGSLADNLPARLSVGYADQEGLRKTSSFERTTTSLSLNPRFFDGDLKIDFNANLNFERNQFAPGIEGNALQFNPTQPIYDPNSQYGGFYEYTGANGRILGNVPRNPVAQLMQTQDVASVRRYYGNFKVDYRLPFYEPLRAVVNLGLDESQSDRFFEIDRNSALGTNAEEGETLGQRSDTDFKSSNRLFDAYLVHTKAFGDFNTEITGGYSYQIFENENFTTNNVRDPNAAPPENTIDPDVVLLAYFLRGNFNYKSKYFLSASIRRDGTSRFGPEERFGYFPAVSGAWQISDEDFLKESKTLSLLKLRLGYGITGQQDISSQYDYLSRYGLGDSRSQYQFGNQFFTIGQPFFRNAGIKWEEITEYNAGLDYGFFNGKLNGSLDFFRKESNDLLSSAPVPDGVNFSNQGFQNIGKFTTQGIEFVIDYNVVSNDNFNWNVNYNATYIDREINRLAFGQDILTQGISGGTGNTIQVQREGFAPNSFFVYRQLYDTAGDPIEGAYVDVNSDGILNDADKYIAGNGRADVTMGFQSTMNYKDWDFSFNLRASLGNDIYNNVNSGNAQYGNVFRTVLNNVPTQVLETNFVNTPDVILSDYYLEDADFLRMDNITLGYTFDADKLGKGTLRLWTGVQNVFVITDYSGLDPEITNNGVDNTIFPRGRTFLFGLNYGF, from the coding sequence ATGAAAATGTTATTTAAAAGAACACTTTTTCTCTTACTATTATTGCCCATTACAACGATTGCGCAATCTATAGTAAGTGGAACTGTAGTTGACGCAACACTGCAACAACCGGTACCCGGTGTAAATGTCATTGTAGAAGGCACTACAAACGGTACCACAACAGATTTTGATGGTAAATTCACCCTATCTGGTGTAAACCAGGGATCCAAAATTAGCTTCTCATACCTAGGCTTTAGAACGCAAACGATACCGTTTACGGGTCAGGGTACCATAGATGTATCCCTTACTGAAGATGCTTCAGAACTTGATGCTGTGGTGGTTGTAGGGTATGGTACTACTACTAAAAAAGATCTTACGGGATCTGTAGCTCTTATAGGTGAAGATGATTTCAATAAGGGAAATAATGTAACGGCAGAAAACTTACTTAACGGTAGAGTTGCCGGTCTTACGGTAAATACAGGAGGATCACCGGGATCAAATTCCGAAATTAGAATACGTGGAGGAGCATCGTTAAATGCTTCAAATGATCCATTAATTGTAATTGATGGTTTGCCGGTAAGCAATGTTGCCAACGGTACACGATCTATCATTTCCTCTATTAACCCGGCAGATATAGAATCGTTTTCGGTTTTAAAAGATGCTTCTGCAGCGGCTATTTATGGTAACCGTGGTGCAAATGGGGTTATTATTATTACTACTAAAAAAGGAAAGCAAGGCTTAAAAGTAAACTTTGACAGCCAGGCAAGTGTATCACGTCTAACCGATAAGATTGATGTATTTAATGCATCAGAATTCCGTAGTTTAGTTACAGAACGCTTCCCAGACCGTGTAGGTTTATTAGGTAATGCAAACACAGACTGGCAAGATGCTATTTATCGTGATGCATTTTCTTCACAGCATAACCTATCAGTAAGTGGGAGTCTTGCAGATAATTTACCAGCACGTCTTTCGGTAGGTTATGCAGATCAAGAAGGTTTGCGTAAAACCTCCTCTTTTGAGCGTACGACTACTTCTCTTTCTTTAAACCCACGTTTTTTTGACGGAGATTTAAAAATTGATTTTAATGCGAACTTAAACTTTGAGCGCAATCAATTTGCTCCGGGTATTGAAGGTAATGCATTACAGTTTAACCCTACTCAACCTATTTACGATCCTAACTCTCAGTATGGCGGATTTTACGAGTACACTGGTGCAAACGGGCGTATTTTAGGAAATGTACCCCGTAACCCGGTTGCACAATTAATGCAAACACAAGATGTGGCGAGTGTGCGTCGTTACTACGGAAACTTTAAAGTTGATTACAGACTTCCATTCTATGAGCCTCTACGTGCTGTAGTAAATTTAGGTTTAGATGAGAGTCAATCAGACCGTTTCTTTGAAATAGACCGTAACAGTGCATTAGGTACTAATGCTGAAGAAGGAGAAACCTTAGGACAACGTTCTGATACCGATTTTAAATCTTCTAACCGTTTATTTGATGCATATTTGGTGCATACCAAAGCTTTTGGAGATTTCAACACAGAAATTACAGGAGGATACTCGTACCAAATATTTGAGAACGAAAATTTCACAACAAACAATGTACGCGACCCTAATGCGGCACCTCCGGAAAACACCATAGATCCTGATGTAGTTTTATTAGCTTATTTTTTACGCGGTAACTTCAATTACAAGAGTAAGTATTTCTTAAGTGCTTCTATACGTCGTGATGGTACTTCTCGTTTTGGACCAGAAGAGCGTTTTGGATATTTCCCGGCAGTATCTGGTGCTTGGCAGATTTCTGATGAAGATTTCTTAAAAGAATCTAAGACGTTAAGTTTATTGAAATTACGTTTGGGTTATGGTATTACCGGTCAACAGGATATCTCATCTCAATATGACTACCTGTCTCGTTATGGCTTAGGAGATAGCAGATCTCAATATCAGTTTGGCAATCAGTTTTTTACGATAGGACAGCCTTTCTTTAGAAATGCAGGTATTAAATGGGAAGAAATTACAGAATACAACGCAGGTCTTGACTATGGTTTTTTCAACGGAAAACTTAATGGTTCTCTTGATTTCTTCCGTAAAGAATCTAATGACTTACTTTCATCGGCTCCTGTTCCAGATGGTGTGAACTTTTCCAATCAAGGTTTTCAAAATATCGGAAAATTCACAACTCAGGGTATTGAATTTGTGATAGACTACAATGTCGTTTCTAACGATAATTTTAACTGGAATGTAAACTACAATGCAACTTACATAGACCGTGAGATAAATCGTTTGGCCTTTGGTCAGGATATTTTAACTCAAGGTATATCTGGTGGTACAGGTAATACAATACAGGTACAACGCGAAGGCTTTGCTCCTAACTCATTCTTTGTTTACAGACAATTATACGATACTGCAGGTGATCCTATAGAAGGTGCTTATGTAGATGTAAACAGTGATGGTATTCTTAATGATGCAGATAAATACATCGCAGGTAATGGCCGTGCAGATGTTACAATGGGCTTCCAATCTACTATGAATTATAAAGATTGGGATTTCAGTTTTAACCTGCGTGCAAGTTTAGGAAATGACATTTACAACAACGTCAATTCGGGTAACGCACAATACGGTAATGTTTTTAGAACAGTTTTAAACAACGTACCTACACAGGTTTTAGAAACCAACTTTGTAAACACACCAGATGTTATTTTATCTGATTATTATCTGGAAGATGCAGATTTCTTACGTATGGATAACATTACATTAGGCTACACTTTTGACGCTGATAAGCTAGGTAAAGGCACACTAAGACTTTGGACGGGTGTTCAGAATGTATTTGTTATTACTGACTACTCGGGTCTTGACCCTGAAATTACTAATAATGGTGTGGACAATACAATTTTCCCAAGAGGACGCACTTTCTTATTCGGACTGAATTATGGATTTTAA
- a CDS encoding YifB family Mg chelatase-like AAA ATPase codes for MLTKVYGSAVFGVEATTITVEVHIDKGIGYHLVGLPDNAIKESNYRIAAALQNNNLKIPGKKITLNMAPADMRKEGSAYDLTLAIGILAASGQINAEHLDEYIIMGELSLDGSLQPIRGALPIAIKAQEEGFKKFLLPSQNAREAAIVKDLEVYGIDSISQVIDHFDTGAELECTIVDTRSEFFNALEHPDFDFADVKGQESIKRCMEIAAAGGHNIILIGPPGAGKTMLAKRLPSILPPMTLREALETTKIHSVSGRMRENVGLMAQRPFRSPHHTISDVALVGGGAYPQPGEISLSHNGVLFLDELPEFKRTVLEVMRQPLEDREVTISRAKFTVTYPSSFMLVASMNPSPGGYFNDPSAPVTSTPAEMQRYLSKVSGPLLDRIDIHIEVTPVPFDKLSDERRAESSVDIRKRVTAARELQTKRFKENSSVHYNAQMSVKQIRTYCALDENSKNLLKSAMEKLNLSARAYDRILKVSRTIADLEASEHIESHHISEAIQYRSLDREGWLG; via the coding sequence ATGCTCACAAAGGTTTATGGATCAGCAGTTTTCGGTGTAGAAGCGACAACAATAACGGTCGAGGTACACATAGATAAAGGAATAGGTTATCATCTGGTAGGACTCCCCGATAATGCGATTAAAGAGAGTAATTACCGAATCGCCGCAGCCCTGCAAAACAATAATCTTAAAATTCCCGGAAAGAAAATTACACTCAATATGGCTCCTGCAGATATGCGTAAAGAAGGTAGTGCCTACGATCTTACATTAGCCATAGGTATTCTTGCTGCTAGCGGACAGATTAATGCTGAACATCTGGATGAATACATTATTATGGGAGAGCTGTCATTAGACGGAAGCTTACAACCCATACGTGGAGCATTGCCTATTGCGATTAAAGCACAGGAAGAAGGTTTTAAAAAATTTCTATTACCCAGCCAGAATGCCCGTGAGGCCGCTATCGTTAAAGATCTTGAAGTCTATGGCATCGATTCTATTTCTCAGGTAATAGACCATTTTGATACGGGTGCAGAACTAGAATGCACTATTGTAGATACCCGCAGTGAATTCTTTAATGCCTTAGAACATCCTGATTTTGACTTTGCTGATGTGAAAGGCCAGGAATCTATTAAACGCTGTATGGAAATTGCTGCAGCAGGAGGACATAATATAATTTTAATAGGTCCGCCGGGAGCAGGTAAAACGATGTTGGCAAAACGTTTGCCATCTATACTACCGCCTATGACTTTAAGGGAGGCTTTAGAAACAACAAAAATTCATAGCGTTTCCGGAAGAATGCGAGAAAACGTAGGACTTATGGCGCAACGGCCGTTTCGCAGTCCGCATCATACGATTTCAGATGTCGCATTAGTAGGTGGTGGAGCCTACCCGCAACCCGGCGAAATTTCCTTATCGCATAATGGTGTTTTGTTTCTTGACGAGTTACCCGAATTTAAACGCACCGTTCTTGAGGTAATGCGACAACCTCTTGAAGACCGTGAAGTCACGATTTCAAGAGCAAAATTTACCGTAACCTATCCCAGTAGTTTTATGCTGGTAGCGAGTATGAACCCAAGTCCGGGAGGGTATTTTAATGATCCCAGTGCACCGGTAACCAGTACTCCCGCAGAAATGCAGCGCTATTTAAGTAAAGTAAGCGGTCCGCTTTTAGACCGTATAGATATTCATATAGAAGTAACACCCGTACCTTTTGATAAACTTTCAGATGAGCGTAGAGCAGAAAGTAGTGTAGATATTAGAAAACGGGTAACCGCAGCACGCGAGTTACAAACAAAACGGTTTAAAGAGAATAGTAGTGTACATTACAACGCACAAATGAGTGTTAAACAAATAAGAACCTACTGTGCACTTGATGAAAACTCCAAAAATTTACTGAAATCGGCTATGGAAAAACTCAATCTTTCGGCTCGTGCTTATGACCGTATTTTAAAAGTGTCTAGAACAATAGCAGATTTAGAAGCATCTGAGCATATAGAAAGTCACCATATTAGTGAAGCGATTCAATACAGAAGTCTGGATCGCGAGGGATGGTTGGGGTAA